In the genome of Xenopus laevis strain J_2021 chromosome 1S, Xenopus_laevis_v10.1, whole genome shotgun sequence, one region contains:
- the LOC121399479 gene encoding lamina-associated polypeptide 2-like, whose protein sequence is MPADPHSNQIEVINSDSSSSDEEEENSFFDMKFVPDLIKAVRHTLVLEEQDQTDTGVFFARKKKHVFPVHKEVQDVISAEWQRMSRKVPVEAKMEKLYPFPPESQEIWSNPPTVDAPVARLSRKTALPIDDVSALKQPMERRMETELKKLYMMTGAMLRPAVSLVSVIKALSMWIEDLVQRTREGEPREKILAALEDLRLATSFCLGAAGDLTRLSARSMASSVVARRALWLKYWFADTASKNALCRLPFEGKMLFGKALEDIISKSSGGKSTFLPQAPRRFKDPPKRQSDRYFSKKKDDFKAYRPGRETFRSSSWKTGQSGFFRGGKAKAPRSPKSQQKSQ, encoded by the coding sequence ATGCCTGCTGACCCGCATTCTAATCAGATTGAGGTGATTAACTCAGACTCTTCTTCTTCAGATGAGGAGGAAGAGAATTCATTTTTTGATATGAAATTTGTTCCAGACCTTATTAAGGCAGTGAGACACACATTAGTCCTTGAGGAGCAGGACCAAACAGACACAGGTGTGTTTTTTGCCAGGAAGAAAAAACATGTCTTCCCAGTGCATAAGGAGGTGCAAGATGTCATTTCTGCAGAATGGCAAAGGATGTCTAGGAAAGTTCCGGTAGAGGCAAAGATGGAGAAGCTATATCCCTTTCCTCCAGAATCCCAGGAAATTTGGAGCAATCCTCCAACAGTTGATGCTCCAGTAGCTAGATTGTCCAGAAAGACTGCACTACCAATAGACGATGTTTCCGCCCTGAAACAGCCAATGGAGAGAAGGATGGAAACAGAATTAAAAAAGTTATACATGATGACTGGAGCCATGTTGAGACCGGCAGTATCATTAGTTTCAGTGATCAAGGCCCTGTCAATGTGGATAGAGGATTTAGTGCAGAGGACCAGAGAAGGGGAGCCTCGTGAGAAGATTTTGGCAGCTCTGGAGGATCTGAGACTGGCGACATCTTTTTGCCTGGGGGCCGCTGGCGATTTAACAAGATTGTCTGCGAGATCTATGGCCTCATCAGTAGTGGCTCGTAGAGCCCTTTGGCTTAAGTACTGGTTTGCAGACACTGCCTCAAAGAATGCATTATGCAGGCTACCATTTGAGGGCAAGATGTTATTTGGCAAAGCTTTGGAGGATATAATATCCAAATCATCTGGAGGAAAGAGCACATTCCTTCCACAGGCTCCAAGGAGATTTAAAGATCCCCCAAAACGTCAATCAGACAggtatttttcaaagaaaaaggacGACTTTAAAGCTTATAGGCCTGGTAGGGAGACTTTTAGGTCATCATCTTGGAAGACAGGGCAGTCTGGTTTTTTTCGAGGTGGAAAGGCCAAGGCCCCAAGATCTCCCAAGTCCCAGCAGAAGTCACAATGA